One segment of Plasmodium gaboni strain SY75 chromosome 3, whole genome shotgun sequence DNA contains the following:
- a CDS encoding putative dolichyl-diphosphooligosaccharide--protein glycosyltransferase subunit 1 (part of same gene as PGSY75_0311600A~gap found within coding sequence), whose amino-acid sequence FNTVNENEIEKEKIQQQLFHEKSKELYENLSYISDKLIQSVNCLNGKEKKENSEILTQLEEKWTYDFIIYTKEFYRLFEYSDKKYELQEYVDKCFNYHAVVKQFFEAQKSNNLNVNLNEIAKAEKDLLLLLKYN is encoded by the exons TTTTAATACAGTTAATGAAAACGaaatagaaaaagaaaaaatcCAACAACAGCTTTTTCATGAGAAGTCTAAGGAgttatatgaaaatttgTCGTATATATCTG ATAAGCTCATCCAATCAGTTAATTGTCTCAATggaaaagaaaaaaaagaaaactCTGAAATTTTAACACAACTAGAAGAAAAATGGACATAtgattttattatttatacaaaagaattttatagattatttgaatattctgataaaaaatatgaactACAAGAATATGTTGATAAGTGTTTTAATTACCACGCGGTGGTCAAGCAATTTTTTGAAGCACAAAAAAGTAACAACTTG AATGTTAACCTCAACGAAATTGCTAAAGCTGAAAAAGATTTGttacttttattaaaatataattaa
- a CDS encoding putative dolichyl-diphosphooligosaccharide--protein glycosyltransferase subunit 1 (part of same gene as PGSY75_0311600B~gap found within coding sequence), which translates to MKIIYIIFITFVFIIYVYGKLNIDIFKNLVNIDIEYINFYKNDIRKKYMRNGNSLIYEHVSKYINLKNNYVEVIIKGELKNVQDTLAESFLFLLPYHEAYQATNLHVVDEKGNILQHNILKDTKDVEDINIDSFNHDVDISNFNIKVYEILLNTKLKLEEHVVIELSYTLGQPYHPYPLDINLMEKQNVLFYLSSKILLPYQVEKYEQIDIKLCDNCDIVNLDDACFLKDLKKINDKNYIIKYQHNIEPFNLGDKILLYFVCDYNLGYFEKVIKNINISSLGYIYEKEEYFLKNNAAKINKFDRYVLSDYESKYTSSAGATTGDINGATNMGFINIENKNDTFNNISNTNISNINMPTDKTHNQNSIIYSLESKINYNIYDYNYFDDLGKIYLIRGEEIYDDEKKKNILKFDVKPRYPLLGGWKFHFFNTFYHYSNLYKMKNKRNAYAYKVDISPTIKSFYIKQLNINISLPSYSHDIFINKDNLKNNLHIQTTKKKEWIDFFSERNVLELQIHKFF; encoded by the exons atgaaaataatttatattatttttataacatttgtatttattatttatgtatatggaaaattaaatatagatatttttaaaaatcttgttaatattgatatagaatatataaatttttataaaaatgatataagaaaaaaatatatgagAAATGGAAATagtttaatatatgaacatgtaagtaaatatattaatttaaaaaataattatgtagaagttattataaaaggggaattaaaaaatgtgCAAGATACCTTGGCAGAAagttttctttttttattgcCTTATCACGAGGCCTACCAG GCAACCAACCTACATGTTGTTGAtgaaaaaggaaatattcttcaacataatattttaaaagatacAAAAGATGtagaagatataaatatagattCATTTAATCATGATGTGGACATATcaaattttaatataaaagtttatgaaatattattgaatacaaaattaaaattagAAGAACATGTTGTTATTGAATTATCATATACACTAGGTCAGCCTTATCATCCATATCCATtagatataaatttaatggaaaaacaaaatgttttattttatttatcttCAAAAATTTTGTTACCATATCAAgttgaaaaatatgaacagatagatataaaattatgtGACAATTGTGATATTGTTAATTTAGATGATGCatgttttttaaaagatttaaaaaaaataaatgataaaaattatattattaaatatcAACATAATATAGAACCATTTAATTTAGGAGATAAAatcttattatattttgtatgtgattataatttaggttattttgaaaaagtaataaaaaatattaacatatCTTCTTTAggttatatatatgaaaaggaagaatactttttaaaaaataatgcagcaaaaataaataaatttgaTAGATATGTCTTAAGTGACTATGAAAGTAAATACACCTCATCTGCAGGAGCTACCACAGGCGATATAAACGGTGCTACTAATATGGgatttataaatatagagaacaaaaatgatacctttaataatatttcaaatacaaatatttcaaatataaatatgcCAACCGACAAGACACACAACCAAAATAGTATCATCTATTCTCTTGAATctaaaataaattataatatttatgactacaattattttgatgatctaggaaaaatatatttaattagaggagaagaaatatatgatgatgagaaaaaaaaaaatattctaaAATTCGATGTAAAACCTAGATATCCTTTATTAGGTGGTTGGAAATTTCATTTCTTCAATAcattttatcattattctaacttatataaaatgaaaaataaaagaaatgCATATGCATATAAAGTAGATATTTCTCCTACTATTAAAAGTTTTTATATCAAacaattaaatataaatatatctttacCATCTTATTCTcatgatatttttataaataaagataatcTTAAAAATAATCTACATATACAAactacaaaaaaaaaagaatgGATCGATTTCTTTTCTGAAAGAAATGTTCTTGAATTACAAATACATAAATTCTTTC
- a CDS encoding plasmepsin VI, whose translation MPYFSIFLNILIFCVFVYICPIHTLNILKNEENEKGSLNIPVRKENNFFFHEIKLENRFKNNMKGYIQNVQNFHYLMEKNKPNVLSYIQEDLLNFHNSQFIADIGVGNPPQVFKVVFDTGSSNLAIPSTKCIKGGCVSHKKFNPNKSRTFIKNLKNNQESVYTYIQYGTGTSILEQTYDDVYLKGLKIKHQCIGLAIEESLHPFSDLPFDGIVGLGFSDPDFKSQNKYASPLIETIKKQNLLKRNIFSFYVPKKLEKSGAITFGKANKKYSVEGKSIEWFPVISLYYWEINLLDIQLSHKNLFLCENKKCRAAIDTGSSLITGPSTFIQPLLEKINLEKDCSNKENLPTISFILKNVEGKKITLDFKPEDYIIEEVDTEDNTIECVIGIMPLDVPPPRGPIFIFGNSFIRKYYTIFDNDHKLIGLIEANHNF comes from the exons atgcCTTATTTCTCCATATTCTTaaacattttaattttttgtgtttttgtttatatatgtCCTATTCATacattaaatattttaaaaaatgaagaaaatgaaaaggGATCTTTAAATATCCCTGTAAGGAAAGaaaacaattttttttttcacgagataaaattagaaaatagatttaaaaataatatgaaaggatatatacaaaatgttcagaattttcattatcttatggaaaaaaataagCCAAATGTGTTATCATATATCCAAGAagatttattaaattttcataataGTCAGTTCATTGCTGATATAGGGGTAGGTAATCCACCTCAAGTATTTAAGGTCGTTTTTGATACAGGCTCGAGTAATCTGGCAATTCCATCAACGAAATGTATCAA GGGAGGTTGTGTTTCccataaaaaatttaatcCTAACAAATCCAGGACATTCATcaaaaatttaaaaa ACAATCAAGAATCGGTTTACACATACATTCAA TATGGCACAGGAACAAGca TCCTTGAACAAACATATGATGACGTCTATTTAAAGGGGTT aaaaattaaacatCAATGTATAGGATTAGCCATAGAAG aatcGCTACATCCCTTTTCGGATTTACCCTTTGATGGAATTGTTGGACTAGGGTTCTCCGATC cTGATTTTAAATctcaaaataaatatgcCTCCCCATTAATTGAAACCATCAAAAAACAA AATCTTTTGAAgagaaatattttttccttttacgttccaaaaaaattagaaaa GTCAGGTGCAATTACCTTTGGAAAGGCGAATAAGAAATATTCGGTGGAAGGAAAATCAATTGAATGGTTTCCTGTTATATCTTTAT ATTATTGGGAAATAAATCTTCTAGACATACAACTATCTCAcaaaaatttatttctttGCGAAAACAAAAAGTGTAGAGCTGCAATTGATACAGGATCTAGTTTA ataACTGGACCTTCTACTTTCATTCAACCGTTATTAGAAAAGATCAATTTAGAAAAGGACTGTTCAAATAAGGAAAATCTGCCTActatttcatttattttaaaaaatgtcGAAGGGAAGAAGATTACCCTTGATTTTAAGCCGGAAGATTATATAATAGAAGAAGTGGACACT GAGGATAATACAATAGAAT GCGTCATAGGAATAATGCCTCTCGACGTTCCACCGCCCCGAGGACcaattttcatttttg gtaattcttttataagaaaatattataccATTTTTGATAATGATCATAAACTCATAGGTCTAATTGAAGCTAATCATaacttttaa